The proteins below come from a single Numenius arquata unplaced genomic scaffold, bNumArq3.hap1.1 HAP1_SCAFFOLD_246, whole genome shotgun sequence genomic window:
- the LOC141478043 gene encoding elongin-A-like codes for MGRGQKAVLCLVSEDLELWKERVWDVARWLGLLEVFRNIPHMSFDDTAREPEQTFSLNRGPTGELEYPTKYDADPRAGGGVGGCSSRAQAPHSIQLLETPLGNAVTEPDADFEANFQAAWQKLERLCQEALRENKQAEKEKSRDSERGKVEKTKLSLETSQRKRKYTDASKKSTGFSSILGEDEEEEDFKPPTMSFEEYLTYDQPQKKKKKRAVKASVSAGEEEQRHSAHLLCHPSVDSSCSSHQSPSRKRSNEKRTEQEPPEAPKPKRILLDVDIKLPEIPLPPLQASCSPLPAAESVPCSQKKRRAVYSAAEEIEGGFTGRRLYSKTPVFSGLKTARVPRTPSQLCVPVVTNSIDSICEAGGVPGLEPALDRCTVREQLCGAEERHHVLIEDTERLWRNRCLRDFKNEEPKESESWREMYLRLQEAREQRLLKLAQKIGSAQANKGQAAKTMLLASPPKAPQDVRRRQEMFGTGGALVPEKSKTKPVLCASTKSHPRVSKKSCDGPSTSSACFVPSSASTFSSWDPRKPPAKKIAPLMAQSKTSKRGALRDKLQPRPGTSPLGDAWH; via the exons ATGGGAAGAGGTcaaaaggctgtgctgtgcttggtgtCTGAGGACCTGGAGCTCTGGAAGGAAAGGGTGTGGGATGTGGCCCGGTGGCTGGGGTTGTTGGAAGT gttCAGGAACATTCCTCACATGTCCTTTGATGACACGGCCAGGGAACCGGAGCAGACGTTCAGCCTGAACCGGGGTCCGACGGGGGAGCTGGAGTACCCCACCAAGTACGATGCCGACCCACGGGCCGGGGGGGGTGTAGGGGGCTGCTCCTCCCGAGCGCAGGCGCCGCACTCCATCCAGCTGCTG gagacgCCTCTTGGGAACGCTGTGACGGAGCCGGACGCAGACTTTGAGGCGAATTTCCAGGCTGCGTGGCAGAAGCTGGAGCGGCTGTGCCAAGAGGCACTGAG agaaaacaaacaagctgagaaggaaaaaagtcggGACTCTGAAAGAGGCAAAGTGGAAAAGACCAAGCTGAGCCTGGAGACGTCACAGAGGAAGCGCAAATACACCGACGCGTCCAAAAAATCAACGGGCTTTTCCTCCATTCtgggggaggatgaagaggaagaggactttAAACCCCCCACCATGTCCTTTGAGGAGTACCTCACCTATGAccagccccagaaaaagaaaaagaagcgagCGGTCAAAGCCTCTGTgtcggctggggaggaagagcaacgGCACAGCGCCCAtttgctgtgccaccccagcgtcgacagctcctgctccagtcaCCAAAGCCCCAGCCGCAAGCGCAGCAATGAGAAAAGGacagagcaggagccaccagaggctcctaaaccaaagagg ATACTTCTCGATGTGGACATAAAGCTCCCGGAGATCCCCCTGCCGCCGctccaggccagctgcagccctcttcctgctgctgagtccgttccctgctcccagaagaaaaggagag CGGTttactcagcagctgaagagatcGAAGGGGGCTTCACAGGCCGCCGGCTGTATTCAAAGACGCCCGTGTTTTCAGGCCTTAAAACTGCCCGAGTCCCAAGGACTCCTTCTCAGCTGTGTGTCCCAGTCGTCACCAACAGCATTGACT CGATCTGTGAAGCGGGTggtgtccctgggctggagccagcgTTGGACAGATGCACTGTCCGAGAGCAGCTTTGTGGCGCCGAGGAACGTCACCAT GTCCTCATTGAAGATACAGAACGGCTCTGGCGCAACCGATGTCTCCGAGACTTCAAGAACGAGGAGCCCAAAGAGTCCGAGTCCTGGCGGGAGATGTACCTCCGCCTCCAGGAGGCACGGGAGCAGCGGCTGCTCAAGTTAGCCCAGAAGATCGGCTCAGCTCAGGCCAACAAAG GTCAAGCAGCCAAAACCATGCTTCTGGCCTCCCCACCAAAGGCCCCTCAGGACGTACGACGGAGACAGGAGATGtttgggactggaggagctcttgtgccagagaagagcaa aacaaaaccagtcctgTGCGCATCCACCAAAAGCCACCCTCGTGTGAGCAAGAAGTCCTGTGacgggcccagcaccagcagtgcctgctttgtcccatcctcagccagcaccttctcctcctgggaCCCCAGGAAACCACCAGCGAAGA aaattgCACCCTTGATGGCACAGTCTAAGACTTCAAAAAGAGGTGCTCTCAGAGAtaagctgcagcccagacccggGACTTCCCCTCTTGGGGACGCGTGGcactga